The genomic region CAGCTTTTAGGATTGAACTTTAAAACCCCTCCTTATCAAGGGGAAAATCCTTTTAGAAACTCAGAGTTAAGACGAACACAAAGAGTTAATAACATACTTGTGAAACAATTTCTTGATTGGATCATATCTAAATTTCGGAAAATCAAAGGCATCAATTATCCTCAAAGCAGAAGCAGACGAGCCAGAACCACTACTCGTTGGACTCTCCTCAACTGCAGCCTCAGCTTCCAGCAAAAGACTGACCACTTTGTGCACCGGCTCCTTATCCAGTATCGAGGATTTcactaaaacaaaagaagataaCAACGTCACCAGCGAAAATTACTCACAAACCCCGattccaaaaacaaaaataaagcaataaaATGTTCATAAGCATACGTGAAAGGTGGTGGAGCTCATCAAGGAGGAGTTCAATTGCTTCATCTTCTGCTTCAGGGAAGCGGCTTAGAAAACCGAGGATTTCGGATAGGGCTTCGATTTTGAGCGTATAACCCCTCATTTTGAATTTCCTCTGAACTTTATTTCTCATTGCACTGCTCATCTTTTCCACTGTAGTTACCTCCCTGATCTGAATCTGACAATTTGGAGAAGagagtgtgagtgtgtgtagtgtgtgaAGATGTAGGCTTTGGCGGCAACGAGCTATCTTCTTACTCAGATCTGAATTCTGTGGTACGAAAATGGCGGGAAATGATTCTTTCTTGGGCTTGACCTGTTTGGTCCTTTTGGGCTTCGGTAAATATATGTCATATGTGGGCCTAATTGGACGCATATGGAGTGGATATGATGGTACAAGTTACTATtctatcaaattaataattaaatatatacatgtgcatgtaaaactaataatttaaatgagaatattgtgaaatatttaaaaaaaatatacatattatttaacattatttttattcaaacaaatgGAAATAGAAAATTGGAATTAAAAGGATAACAAGAActaaagttttatttattcgGTTTATAGAATGGTTgagttatattatatatatatatatataagtatttatctCAGTTAATATACATTCCATGATGTTTCGTGAACAAGTTCGAGTTCCACTGAATGTGTGTCTCACATTATatgagtttattgtaatttgtttcaCTATTCttaatattgatgtatttattaaatgaatgtattactcaatttattgatatataaatataatcatataattacgCTTCCAAAAACAATCTAAATTAAGTGTTTAACAATCctctttaatttaaatctcATAGATATGTAAAGACACTCAAGAAAGCCTCAAACCCCCTCCTCTAAGTTCTACATTTAAGAAGGCagcaataatattttcaacaaaGTTGATCTCTATGATCCAAAGATGAGTGGAAGGATCAATTGAGGTTTATGTCATAGCAAGTAGGGTCATGATCTTCACCGCTCCATCCCCTCTTTATCCAATGATTTTGGATGGACTGATTACGCTCAAGATCTCGTGCAAGACACCAAATGGACAGTAGACGCCTTCTATCTGAAAATACCAGCAAATAATACATATCCCACTTGCAAAATTTTCTTAGATGCATAGTAATCACCAGATGAGGGCTCAAGCCCCAGAAAAACAGAATCATCTCTCAGAAGAAGAATGATAAGCCACTATGATGTTATTACCACAGCCACATATGCAAGAAACAGGGAGGAAACAATTTCTTACAGTTGAACAAACTGTCATGAAACCTTGAGGCTTCCCTTTATTCTTGGACCTCAAGCAAAGGATTTTACAAATCGGAACGTGTGCTTCTTCGCTCCTTGAATGagtaataaaatcaatagCCAGGAGAAGCTTGATCTTGATATGTTCAGAACATTTTACCAGTGCCCTCTTTACGGGGTACAGATTCGTGGATATCCATTCTACGCCAGTTCCCAACCAATGAAGACATCTGCTCTGTTTTGTCGAACAAGCCCAAGAGTCCACCAGTGTGGATGAAGAGAACCTTTCGTCCTTCCCACTTTGCAGGATTCTCAGCCATGTCCTTCATCATCCCAAAAGCTGCTTTCCCACTGCATAACTCAACAAGAGAAACAATGcgttaaaagaattttaaactTCATAGAAAAAAAACGTCTTCGTTCTTTTACTAATCTCAGTCCAAAAGTTAAGGAAAGACCTGCAGCATGAAGCAGTTGTTTGCCAAGAACAAGCATATACCTGTAGACTGGGTCAAGAACAACACCAGTGGATTGAGCGATTTGCTTGACAAATGCAAGTTCCTCTGCTGTATTTATAGCATAACCAAGACCTTTGGCctgtgcatttatatttttagtagaTTTAGtgagaaaaatagataaaaatctGGAACAAACCAGGACAAATTGTTTTGTCACAGGCAAGAAACAGCAGAGTGTCATAATACACATAAAGGAACCAGCTCTGTCTTTTTAGTCTCAGTTAAGTGATAATTTATCAGGCCAAGACTCTTTCCACTCAACTATTTTACCGGCTTTAGTTAGCTCTGGGAACACAGAACATTAAgggcccgtttggttgtgttttcattttcagtttccaacaTTTGGAAATGGgtagaaatgctttattggtttttgtgcgaaaactgataatatgtttggattagttgtttccaaatataggtatataggtgtgagaatgttgaatataagtatatgtatttttgatgtgacagatgaccaaattgattgaatatgtgaaattataaaataatcaaagtgagtcttgccatttgaaataattttaattgatttgaaataagaaaagacATGTTGACAAGATAAGACAACTATGACAAACCCAtgtgacctataatttcaaaaatttgagcTTACATTTTGCAAAACCGGCAAACATGGAGCTTACATTTTGAATGTCGACAATATCACGTGAATCAATACCAGCTTGAATTCCGTCAAGTAGGCCTTGAGTGAATTCATAGAAGTACTTAGGATCATCGCATACACAGTAGGCATGGACCTGCATTcacaacttttaaaaagtgGAGAATTTCCAAGATGATGGGAACGCAGATTAGAAGGTGAAAGAAGAACATGTACTTTAGCTCTCAAATCACTCAGCCAAGATCCAACCGCTAATCCAGCAACTGTGGCTCCACTGAAAATTATTAGGTAGCGTATATAAAGATCCATGAATATCATCAGATCATTGGATGATGACTAGAAGCATCAGAACATGGTCAAACCTCCCACATGCTGAAACAATGTCGTCGAATGCTAAATCACCATTTCCCTTCTCGAGCTGTTCTTTGATCTCCCTAATTGCTTCAATGTAGCCCCTGAGAAACCAAAGACTTCTATATTAACTGATGTGAACGTTATCACGTGATATTACAGAGTACTAGACAGTCCAGTaagcatttaatatttatgtccTCAGGGTGGATTGCCCTTAGCAGTTTCTTAGTAAGTTCTATTAAGGCAGTGCTAAGTTTCCAAAACAGGAGAATAGTTGAGAAAAGGGAAAGGAAAACGGCCAAGTCCTAGGGGAGAAAAAGCacaaaattcaagaacttGCAGATAACTCACTTgagaaatgaatttttagcatTTATTCTCCTCCAGCAAGGCAACAACTACGGGAAATTGAGGACCCTTTTGGTTGTTATGGCATGTTTAACGACCTATGAAATCCCATCAACCAAGGATCGTACAGAAATTTGCATTgccataaaaataagtaaaaagatAACCGGTAATGTGCATCACGGTAATGATATAACATGGAAAGGATAGCTCAGAAAGAGGTTTTCATTTGCAGGTGGGGTGATTGACCCACAATCTAAAGAGCCGTAACAGTAGTCTCTAGACTCATTCTTCAAGATAAGATCAAAAGTTCCTTGAACAATACTAAAATGCTTAAAGTAAATTTCAGTGAAAAATCTAAGGCTGAcaacaaattaatcaaaaaagaaCTGCAGATGTTGAACATGCACACATAAGCCAAGGAAACGAGGTagattgaaattatattattttaggtCATTTGTGGTGACTGCTGACCAAACTCAAAGAGATGACAGTACTGCCGACTATCCTAAGTACTGTTCATTCACAAGAAAGCAGCTTCAGTTGACTCCACTTGTCATTTTAACCTTGAATAGTCGTTAACAACAGTCCCTATGAAgagttacaaaataaaatataaagaacaCGTCAACAACATAAAGCATATAGAACATAATGCaagataaaattttaccaaGTTCCCAAGGAATTGGATCCCCCTACAGGAATGACATAAGGTTTTCTGCCTTCACTcaataatttttccttcaGTGTGTTAGTGAGAGCCTGATAGCATAAatgtaagaaagaaaataaatcaggGAGCTAAGTAGGCACAATTGGtagttcaaataaaaatagtaaaaccAGCAAAGAATGGAGATAGatcaattcaattataaaaaattcctATTTCAAGAAAGACAATAGTAATATTGATTCTCCGACGCTGTTGCATGAGCAAACTATCACCAAGGCTCAAAACAAGAGTGATACGGTGAAAAGGAGCAGTATTCATAGCTCTAATATCTTCAGCAACAATAAAATAGCTAAACATCAGTTCAGTGTTTAAGGACCTTCAccattcacaaaaataataataataacaattaataaatagaaaaagctaTGAGCATCACATGCTATATCCATAATTAAGAAACTGAGTTGTATCAGTCCCCAAATTCCCACACTTGTATATGCAGAAAGTATAAAGAGCTCGACCACTCATACATTGAAGGAAGTGAAGCGATCATACAATTATCAGACGATAAACAGTGAGGCATATAGTAGACATACTACACTCCCAACATTAGCATACTCTTCTTTTGAAACAAGGTCAATATGAGCTCCAACCAGACGCTCCACTAAGAGATTTCCGGTCAATCCAGGATCTTTGTCTACTAGAGCCTGCAAAAATCAGAATGTGATTAAACTCACTTAAGTACAAAATCCATTGGAGCAAGTGCGCGGTACGTCTCAGCAAAGTAACAAGCAAAAGTTTTGGCTGCATAACCAAGTACCTTTGAAGTGCGTAGTATAAGATGACAGTCAAGATTCAAATATTTGGCAGCCACAGCAGTGGCTCGGCAATGATTGCTCTGTATTCCTCCAATTGTTATAATACAATCAGCACCCTGTGCCACTGCCTCTGCCAACAAGAATTCAAGTTTCCTGACTTTGTTACCACTCAATTGCATTCCTGAAAGATCATCGCGCTACGCAGACTTCACACATTAGACTATAGATATTAAAAGAACCAGTCTGAACACTcaaaaaactaaacaaaaacaGCACCCAGAATCACCAAACATCACAGTTCACTATTCCATTGGTATATCTTGGAAAGACATCTGATTTGCcaatttagtttgaaaatattgcGCAAGATCATGTTGTAATTGAACATGAGCAACTTATTGAAGCCATGCTGCAAATCTAGTAGATCTTGAACTCTTGAATATAGCAACACACAATCATTGGGTACGAGTCTATAGTCCAACTTAAGGCAATGCCTCTTGGAGTACAAAAATGCTAGAAAAAACATCTGCAAGATTGAAAGCAGCCATCCTATTCTTATGATTGCAAAATTAAGCTTGCGAGTGTAATATCAATCAGTCCATTGAGATCCAAGGATCTCAATTCAATTCTCCAACCCAGATCAATCACAGTTCTTCCCCCTCCAAGAAACTAAATTAGTGCAAAGTCGAAAAAGATGTGGACGAGCATGCTTCTTGCTGTGGATTATCATATTCTATGCTCATCCCTCCCCAATTCTTTTCAGGGAGTACTTTGCCTGGGTACATCACAAGTGTATGAAAAATGATAGCAGCACTTGCAAATTATCAGGAAAACCATATGTCAGCTCTTGAAAATGCATGTGGTAGGAAAAAAACCCAGTCAGTCATCACGATCAAAACTTTCTCACTGATAGCTGTTCTAATAAGTCAATCCATTAAACAATTGCATCGATTACCCAAACACCCAGTTCACAGCGTAACTAGTAATTGGATAAACATCAGGAAACAGTGTTACCTTGAGATAAACCTCGGTGTTCTTAGGCAAATTAGGAAGGTTCCACTTGTGAATTGGAGTTGGCAACTGCGACAAAAATACACCCAGAACACTCAAATCATAAACTCAGCGAATACAAATCCCAgtactcaaaattaaaaaagtaatgaaACTCCAAGCATACATGGCCGAGCGAAAAGATGTGAGAAGGCAGGGGACAGAGGTTCGTAGCCCAAGAAGGCGGAACGTAAGGCTTCTTGGTGAGAAAGTCAAACGTGGGCTTAGAATCCATGGGAATGCTGGGTTTGGTGGAATAAGTTGTTGCAGGAGGAGAGTAGGAGGAGTATGCGATTTGTAGATGTTGGGTTGTTTTGTCTGAGAGGAGGTTCTTGTTACTaccgatgatgatgatgggctGAGCAGACAGCGGTGTTGAGCTGAGAAATCTGCAGCATGacatttttcagttttctcTTTCTACTTTGTGTCctgtaatttaagaaaataataaatattattgatgctttgatttcatttttcaagttctttttttctttctttttaataataaataattttatttttatgtttaactcaaaataaataaaaaatatagtcgATTTTGTGTTTCCTATGAATATTGAAAACATATTTGGACAATTCTCGAAACAAGACAAAATACATGTTTCAATATTTGCTTACTgttttttacaccttatctgtgtatcgtttttttattttttaactttttatgtataatatatacacatatgtaaTATAAACGAAACATGATTTGAACAGTAACCTTTATCTCCCACATTCCAATAACAAACAtacacaatttattttaaaatattttaaattatctctaaaaataaatccaaacatagaCTCTAtttctaacacacacttatatttttatttttttctttctatctttaaaacacaacacaaaacattaaaaaaacaaaatcaagcaatcaagtttcactatgtttgttttcattttcaagttatcttCGGGacgagtcaaaacatactcaatgtttgtcatcattcaaaaacaacttatatatgtattttaaactgttttataaatatatataaaaaagacatgatttgacaatgaatagtaatttttgtctcctaaaacacaacattaaacatacaatacatattttaaattatctccaaaaataaatccaaacatacatatctctaacacacacttatttatttatttttttcattttctatctttataaaatacaacaaaacactcagaaaacgaATTCTaacattatgaaaaatatttggtgtGCTTTTTGGGCtgtttttagtttaaaataaaagcaaacc from Sesamum indicum cultivar Zhongzhi No. 13 linkage group LG3, S_indicum_v1.0, whole genome shotgun sequence harbors:
- the LOC105157334 gene encoding bifunctional D-cysteine desulfhydrase/1-aminocyclopropane-1-carboxylate deaminase, mitochondrial isoform X1, which produces MSCCRFLSSTPLSAQPIIIIGSNKNLLSDKTTQHLQIAYSSYSPPATTYSTKPSIPMDSKPTFDFLTKKPYVPPSWATNLCPLPSHIFSLGHLPTPIHKWNLPNLPKNTEVYLKRDDLSGMQLSGNKVRKLEFLLAEAVAQGADCIITIGGIQSNHCRATAVAAKYLNLDCHLILRTSKALVDKDPGLTGNLLVERLVGAHIDLVSKEEYANVGSVALTNTLKEKLLSEGRKPYVIPVGGSNSLGTWGYIEAIREIKEQLEKGNGDLAFDDIVSACGSGATVAGLAVGSWLSDLRAKVHAYCVCDDPKYFYEFTQGLLDGIQAGIDSRDIVDIQNAKGLGYAINTAEELAFVKQIAQSTGVVLDPVYSGKAAFGMMKDMAENPAKWEGRKVLFIHTGGLLGLFDKTEQMSSLVGNWRRMDIHESVPRKEGTGKMF
- the LOC105157334 gene encoding putative D-cysteine desulfhydrase 1, mitochondrial isoform X2, with protein sequence MSCCRFLSSTPLSAQPIIIIGSNKNLLSDKTTQHLQIAYSSYSPPATTYSTKPSIPMDSKPTFDFLTKKPYVPPSWATNLCPLPSHIFSLGHLPTPIHKWNLPNLPKNTEVYLKRDDLSGMQLSGNKVRKLEFLLAEAVAQGADCIITIGGIQSNHCRATAVAAKYLNLDCHLILRTSKALVDKDPGLTGNLLVERLVGAHIDLVSKEEYANVGSVALTNTLKEKLLSEGRKPYVIPVGGSNSLGTWGYIEAIREIKEQLEKGNGDLAFDDIVSACGSGATVAGLAVGSWLSDLRAKVHAYCVCDDPKYFYEFTQGLLDGIQAGIDSRDIVDIQNVSSMFAGFAKCQRSWLCYKYSRGTCICQANRSIHWCCS